The window TTGTGATACCTACCTAAATGTCTAGCATTGTTACATAGGGTCAGATCTAACCGCCACCTAGATAATAGATGATGCATACAGATTTACGTTTACAGATACATCCACATAATTTGAACTACTAATGAGTAATAACTAAAGAACACAATATAACCAATCATATGTTTCTCCATCTTGTGTAAAAACGTCAATCACTGATCTTGACATCGGTGAAGGACTCGGAAAGACTTTTATGAGTTCGGAGCTTCTTCAACTCAGATTCCAAAGTTCTGCATAAATCTGCATCCTCGGGTTCTCCCAGGGGCACTTCCACATGCACCGATCCTTGTTTTGCTGGTTCTAATGGTTCACGGACCCCTGATTGCTGCTTCATGTAGCTGTAAAGTTCTTGATGGAAAGGATGGTCCAATGAGTAGCAAATATCAGTTGAATGCCGAGACGAGCCAGACCTTGACCCTGACCCTTCTCTTCGGCAGAAATGAGGGAGGGCAGAATTGTCCATTATCTACACACCGAACATTAGCCATTACTACTTATGAGAGACTTGTGGTTGTATCAGAGAAAGCAATTTTGACCAGTTGACCCATAAAACTATGAATAGTTCGATCTGGGTTCTGCTTATCTTAatcaataaatttaaaaaatttagctACATGAACAAGTCAAATGCATTAAATATTCAGATAACTATTTTGGTAATCATCAttggtaatttttattttttgttttaataaaaacagaCGGATAAAAAGGTGTAAGAGATCAACACTAACCCTAACCCACACACCCAGTTTTGATTAATAGAATGACATTTTTCAACCCATACCTATTTTGACCATTTACCCAACTTACCTTCAACAACTCGTCACGACCACAACCTTGCAACACCTTTACTTTTAACTTGGTTCGCTCCTGTAACAGTGGTTTCACAACCTGCACACACGAAGATATGTTTCTTCATGAGTTTGCTTTTTGAGTATCAcgtgtaatttaagagtagGAGTAGGATAGAATGTcgttcagaaaaaaaaaaaagtggacaTACTAAATATAAAAGCTTTGATGGTTACCGACCTTCCAACAAGCGGAGAATACATACGGGACATTTACTATGTAATATGTTATTGTTTTCTCTGGGTAGTTGAGATCGTCAATGGTAGAGATTGTTGTCAGCAGCTGCAATGCCAAAAAATCATTAACATCTTTTCTtctaaatatagatatataatggacttcatttcttcttttgtcaaATCAGATTTAAAGGGTCTAGGGACTCCGGTCTTCAACAATGGACATGGAAAAACCACAAGTTGGGCATTGAAGCAAATTTAAATCCATGGCATATTGGCATCATGGCATGATACTTGTTGCTTCTTTTTTGAAAGTACAATATTCATACATATGTCCCCAATGGGACTAGACCAACAGCCACTTGGTTGTGATTAACATAGACATATATTGTTACTTCAGATATAGTTGACACTTGACAGACCAGAAATTAAGTTATGAATTATGATtaacatcaaatacatataattttaaCATGTGCTTATAAATGTAAGCTGTACCTTAATCTGGTTCAGAGCAGAAAGCCTAAGGCCACTCATATCCAAAACCTTCACACACTTGCCTATATATTTTCCACTCCTTTTCGTTGCAGCCGGCTACAATCAATTTAcgaattaaaaaaagatatataaaaaaaactatgcaAGAGGTAAGCTAAATTGCcaatttcatatttttctcaCCAGAATCACACGATCGCGATATTCATTAATTTGAATATGTGATTGCACATAATAATGGATCTGcaacacaaaatatataatagtcAGATACATCAACCAAATCTATAATAATGATTCGCATTGGATTTCTTGTGAAGTCTTACAGATGCTTTGTCAAATGTACTTAGGCCTACACCGATAGCAAACACTGGAAGTCCCTATAGTAGATAGCACAAACGGATACAAGTTAGAATATTCCAAACATTTCTcatttagaaataaaaattaacaaatgtttttttaagaatggcgaaaaaataaacaaatgtaaCCTCTCTTGTGTAACCCGACACTCCTATCAGCTGCGAATCACGCACTCCTCTATAGAAATTAGCAGGAATTATTGGCTTCTGCATAACAAAACCATATCATCATACCCTCAACAGATCACACAATTCATTATCCCCTTCACAGAATAAAACGTATTAAGCATAAAACAACACTTACAGCCAAAATGTCATCTATCCCATTTTGCAACCTCCACTGTAAGCTATCTACCAACTGTAGATTAACACAAACTATATTAATGCATGCATTATCACTATTATAAAACTGAGCTAAAAGGGTCAAAAAATCGAACCATCTTGTGAGCTTTAGTAACATTTCCTTCTCTTGCTTTAAGAAACCTCTCCAAAGTTTCAACTACATGTCCTTGATGAACATTCTAAGAATAGAAAAACACAATATTTCATTAGATATTTAGTCAAGGGGTTTTGCTACTAAttgaatacatacaaatatggttTGGAAAATTAAGGGATttgttgttttatataataagtactactttttattaATGCATGTAGCAGTATCATTAGCAAATTCTTTACTCAAAAACTACTAAAAACCCAAAATTAGTAAACTTCATATAGAATCATTATTAACTCAAAACCAACCCATAAATGAAGTTACAACTGTAAAGATCTTGACTTTTGAACATATTATTAGCAAATGTAGACAAcaatttaagtaaaaaatataatagatCTAAAAAGAGTAAAGTTAACAAACACCTTGAATGTTCTTTTAAGTGGCTCTTCAACTGCCAAAAGTatcacaaaaaagaaaaagtcaacATTAGCATAACCATTAAGCTAAATACAAGATCttcaaaaaaaagttgtaaaattTCTCAAACCTTGTTCCATTAAGGCCTTGAATTGATTGATTGCTTCTTTTGAAGCAAGACCCATTTGAGCTTTAGTACTTGTAAAcctaaaaagattaaaattttaGTAAAAAGATTACAAATTTAGCTGAAAGATTGAAGCTTTTATTAATGATGATTGTTCTACATGTGAAGTCAAGTGTTTCTCTCTCTTCTGAGCTTAAAAGGTTCGATGAACTTTCTTGGAAGTGAATTCtagtctttgttttttttttttttttttgctaatcTTTAGGACATGTCACGTTTGAATTTGTACCTGTTTCACACTTTTGTGGTAAGCGGATATAAAATAAGAGGTCAAAATTGGAACATTTTGAAATTTATGCTATAAATTTTGAATAAGCATAATTGCCTAACTTGTTATGCCTAAAGTCCTCAAATAAGCATAAAAGAGTAAGAGTATTTCattctatgttttttttaatcttaacttttaattatCGAATATATTTGTAAACCAATCAGATTAcctttttgagaatttttgtcTTTATGGTTGgataaattattgttattagtacAATAACAAGATGATAACAATAACTATTCATTTTAGTTCctttgtataatttttaaatatctataaaagagaaactttaatttataattagagAAATATTTACTcttatttaagttattattattttcttatttaagtttgtaaacattaataattaatatttttaatgatataactatggaaactaatatttttatattttatatctttgaaattaatttttaatttttttaaataaaattttctttttgttgttattaaattatatttttgtatatgttgtttatcatataatgaataaaatctggttataaggatttatgtatatgatttttatcatataatatttttattaaattaatattttgaaaaacgGACAGAATGTCAAGTCAACCCacttaataaaaaactaaaaaataaatatgaagttTATAGTAAACTATCACAACTATATATCAGATAaataattatatgaaaattccaatgatattatgcataagtTTAACTTTAATTAACACAACATACgcaatatataaattgata is drawn from Erigeron canadensis isolate Cc75 chromosome 9, C_canadensis_v1, whole genome shotgun sequence and contains these coding sequences:
- the LOC122581808 gene encoding phosphatidylinositol/phosphatidylcholine transfer protein SFH9-like isoform X1, whose translation is MFTSTKAQMGLASKEAINQFKALMEQVEEPLKRTFKNVHQGHVVETLERFLKAREGNVTKAHKMLVDSLQWRLQNGIDDILAKPIIPANFYRGVRDSQLIGVSGYTREGLPVFAIGVGLSTFDKASIHYYVQSHIQINEYRDRVILPAATKRSGKYIGKCVKVLDMSGLRLSALNQIKLLTTISTIDDLNYPEKTITYYIVNVPYVFSACWKVVKPLLQERTKLKVKVLQGCGRDELLKIMDNSALPHFCRREGSGSRSGSSRHSTDICYSLDHPFHQELYSYMKQQSGVREPLEPAKQGSVHVEVPLGEPEDADLCRTLESELKKLRTHKSLSESFTDVKISD
- the LOC122581808 gene encoding phosphatidylinositol/phosphatidylcholine transfer protein SFH9-like isoform X2, which encodes MGLASKEAINQFKALMEQVEEPLKRTFKNVHQGHVVETLERFLKAREGNVTKAHKMLVDSLQWRLQNGIDDILAKPIIPANFYRGVRDSQLIGVSGYTREGLPVFAIGVGLSTFDKASIHYYVQSHIQINEYRDRVILPAATKRSGKYIGKCVKVLDMSGLRLSALNQIKLLTTISTIDDLNYPEKTITYYIVNVPYVFSACWKVVKPLLQERTKLKVKVLQGCGRDELLKIMDNSALPHFCRREGSGSRSGSSRHSTDICYSLDHPFHQELYSYMKQQSGVREPLEPAKQGSVHVEVPLGEPEDADLCRTLESELKKLRTHKSLSESFTDVKISD